In Phycisphaerae bacterium RAS2, the DNA window CTGCGCGGCATCTTCATGCACCCGCCGCCCGGTGTCTCGCGCCGCGGGCTGGTCATCTTTGCGCCGGAGTTCATGAGCGATCGCAACAGTTGCGCGCGATACTGCCGCCCGTTGCTCGAGGCCGGTTACGACGTGTTCTCGTTCGACTTTCGCGGGCACGGCGAGAGCGCGAAGGAAGAAGGCTTCAACCCGCGCCAATGGGCCAGCGACCGCGAAATCTCCGACATGACCGGCGTCATCAGCTTCGCCGAACAGTGGTTGGAGAAAATGGGCTACCCCGTTGAGATCGGACTCTTCGGCATTTCGCGCGGGGCCTGCACGTCGATCCTCGTCGCGGCGCAGAACCCGGTCGTGAAGGCCATCGTCGTCGACGGGGCCTTCTCCTCCGACCACACGCTTGAGCACCTCATGAAGCGATGGGCCAAGATCTTCGCGAAAGTGAAGTTTGTCTATGAGAACCACCCGCCCGAGTTCTGGCGGTTCCTGCGATGGTGCCTTTTTGTCACATGCCGCTTCAAGTTCGGCTGCACCTACCCCTCGGTGAAGAAGGCCCTCAAGCGCATGCCGCCGCGGCCGCTCCTGTTCGTGCACGGACAGCGCGACAGCTACATCCCTGTCGAGCAGTCGCGCATGCTCTACGCCCTCGCCCCGCAGCCGAAATACCTATGGATCGTTCAGGGCGCGAAACACAACCAGTCGGTAGACATGGCCCCGGCCGAGTATGCCCGCCGCACGGTGCAGTTCTTCGATCAATACCTCTGGCGCAAGGCCGAGCCGAGCAACATGTACCAGCCCGATCGGTTCGTGCGCATGGCGCGCTCGGCGCGGGATGGCGTCGCGCGTTCCCCACGCGACCAAAACGAAGGCGAGTCGCGCGTTCCCGCCTCCAGCGCTAACGTGACTGCCGAAGTCGCGAGCAAATCTCAAAACTGATGGCGGAGGCCCCCGAAAACGTCGCAACCCCAACGACTCCCTCTCCCTTCCAGGGAGGGGTGAGGGTAGACCTGTTGAACTCGCCCGGCATCGCCTTTCTGCTCAACCGCTCGAGCACGCCGACGACGTGACGCAGCAACTCAAATTGCTCTATGCGATTTTGCGATACAACCATACCATCATCGGAAGTGCAAGCAGAAACCAACCCATCCCGCGAATCAGCACCGCCGGCGTGGCCTCGGTGACGATGCTGTGCCCGGCCCAGCCTCGGTACCCTTCAAGGTACTGCGCGAGCAGGATGCACATGATCGACGTGATCAGGTAACGCGAACCGCGAAAATGCCCCATGGCGCCGCCGCCAAACGCGCCGAACAAATAAAGCACAAGGACCCCGCCCAATACGATCATCGCGCTGACGGATGTGTCATCAAGAAAATCGTCGTAAACCCCGCGGAAGAAAGCTCGCATGCAATTCACCTTGATGCAACCCTTACGGAAGCAACACACACTTCACGCTACGACGGTCTCGCAGATACAGGCGCTTTCCAACAAGCGTCGGTATTGTCCACGCGGGTTCGTCCAACACGTTCGCCCGGGCATGAGCCGTCATTCCGTCTGCGCCAGGCGCCGCAAGAATCAACTCGCCCGATTCCTCCATCAATAGAAGTTTGTCGCGCACGCGAAGAATCCCGCAGCGCCGAAGCGTCCGATCCTGCCAGCGCACTTCACCGGTTCGCACATCAATTGCCGAGAATGCGGTTGGACCGAAATCCCCGCTGGAGCCATACGCAACATCCTCAATCCGCACAACATTACGATGCACCACACGAAACTTTCGCGTCCACCACATCTCCCGCACGGCAATGTGATCCTTCACTCGGTTCAACTTGAGCAGCCGCGTGCCTGCGTCACCTTCCGAGGTCACGAGCAGCGTGTTGTCCCTGCACACGACTGGATTCGGAATGTTGTTTAGCCATTGCCCCTCGTGCGGATGTCGCCAAAGCAGCCGGCCGTCCGCCGGGTCGAAGCCGATGACCTCCCTCGCCATCAGACACACCATGTGCCGCAGGCCGTCTACTTCCACAACGATGGGCGAGCCGTAGCTGTTCTCAAAGTCGTGCCGACGCCAGACCACGCGACCGTTTGCCTGATCGAACGAAACCAGCGCAGCGCCCGGCCCGCCTACCGGGAGAATTATTCTCTCGCCGAATGCGATGGGACTGTTGGCGTAACCCCATCGTGGCAACGCGGCCTTGAATTGTTTGACCAGATCGACCGTCCATTTGACCTGCCCGGTTTTCAGATCGAGACAGTGCAGTATTCCGTTGAAACCAATGGTGAAGACGAGCTTGTTGACGATTAGCGGAGTGGAGCGCGGCCCAAAACCATAGCGAGCCGCGAATTGCGACGTATCAACCGGATCGTGATAACGATGACTCCAGAGTGTGCGTCCGGTTTCGGCATCGAGGCAGGCGACTATTTCCTCATCGCCGTCGCGCAACATCGACACGAGCCGCCCGCCTTCGAGGACGATGCCCGAGTATCCCTCACCAAACGCGTGCGACCAGACGACCTTCAACCCGGACTTGGGCCAATCGGTTCGAAGTTCAACATGCTCGCAATGGAAGTCCCGCCCCTGCCCGCCAATCTGTGGCCATTGCCCGGCGGCAACCGCTGGCCCTGCCAGAAACGCAACAAGCTTGACCAGTAACACCGCGCCAATTACACCAAATCGCCCCGGCCGCATCGATAGCTCACGCCCCTCCCCGGCCCACGGCTCTGCCACGCTTTGACATGCCCCGGGCGCGATCCCTACAACCGCACAATCTCCCCATAGCTTTCCGGCCGGCGGTCGCGGAAGAACTGCCACGTGTTCCGCACCTCGCGAATCAGATCGAGATTCAAATCCGCGATCACCACGTCATCCTCCACGCGCTTGCCCACCGCCAGCATTTGCCCGCGCGGGTCGCAGAAGTAACTCTGCCCGTAGAACTCCCCGATCCGCCACGGCTCCTCCACGCCCGGCCGGTTGATCGCGCCGACAAAATACTGATTCGCCACCGCGTGGGCCGGCTGCTCCAGCTTCCACAGATACTCACTCAACCCCGCCACCGTCGCCGACGGATTGAACACGATCTCCGCCCCGTTCAAACCCAGGCACCGCGCCCCATCCGGAAAATGACGATCGTAACAGATGTACACGCCCACCTTGCCGACGGCCGTATCAAACACCGGGTAGCCCAGATTGCCCGGCCGGAAGAAGAATTTCTCCCAGAATCCCGGCGCGACGTGCGGAATATGCATCTTGCGATACTTGCCGAGGTACTTGCCGTCGGCGTCGATCACGGCGGCCGAGTTGTAATACACCCCGGGCAGGTCCTCCTCGTACATCGGAACGACCAGCACGATCTTCAGCCGCTTCGCCAGATCGCACATCAGCTTCACGGTCGGCCCGTCGGGAATCTTCTCCACGAGGCTGTACCACTTCGTGTCCTGATCGCAGCAGAAATACGGCCCGTAAAACAGCTCCTGCAAGCAGACGACCTGCGCGCCCTGCTTGGCGGCGCTCTCAATCAAGCCGACGTGCTTGTCGATCATCGATTTTTTGATCTTCTCGATGGGGCTGGTGCCCGGCTCGGACAGCGTCGCCTGAATCAATCCGCCTCGAACGATGCGTGGCATGTGCGTGCTCCTACTGATTGGTTAGTTCGCCCCATTATGCCGCCGAATCGCAGGCAGCGAAACCGATCGGCGCTCGATGGTTCGCCGGCTTCCCGCTCGACTCGTTTCTGCATGGTCGCCTTAACACCGCGCCGTCTTTCGCGGACAATACACCCCATCATGATCAAGATCCTTCGCTCTATCGGCCTCCTTTCCCTGTGGCTCCTCGCCGTTTCCTGCACCGAGCCGCAATCGCATGGCATCTCGTCGCTCAACCGCTCGCAGCAGCCCGCCAAGCCCGAATGCACCTCGCTGCTCGGCAATCCCCTCTTCGCCAACCCCCCGGGCAACATGGACCATCTCCTCGGCGATCTCGCCGACGCCGAATCCTTCGCCGCCCAACAACCCGACAATCCCGACGGCCGAATCTGGATCGGCCGCCGACTCGGCTACCTCTGGCGCATGAACGACGCCATCGCTGTCTTCACCGAGGGCGCCCGCCGCTGGCCGGACGACGCCCGGTTCCTGCGCCATCGGGGCCACCGATATATCGCCATCCGTCGCTTTGATGACGCCATCGCCGATCTGGAAGCCGCCGCGAAGCTGATCGACGGCCGCGCCGACGCCGTCGAGCCGGACGGCATGCCCAACGAGAAGAACATCCCGCTAACCACGACCGGCTTCAACGTGTGGTACCACCTCGCCCTGGCGCGATACCTCAAGGGCGACTTCGAGGGATCGCTGGCCGGCTGGCGGCGGGCGAAGGACTTCGGCCGCGGCTTTGATGACAACAAAGTGGCACTCGCCGACTGGGAATACATGACCCTGCGGCGGCTGGGCCGCGCGGCCGAGGCGGCCGCCGTGATCGCGCCGATCCACGCGAAGATGAACATCATTGAGAACCACGCCTACCTGCGCCGCGTACTGATGTACAAGGGCGAGTTGAAGCCCGATGACCTGTTGAGCGATCGCGACGCCCGCCCGCTCGATGTCGCCACACAGGGCTACGGCGTCGGAAACTGGCACCTCTACAACGGCGAAACGGAGAAGGCCCGCGCGATCTTCCAGCGCGTCGTCGACGGCCCATACTGGCCCGCCTTCGGCCACATCGCCGCCGAGGCCGACCTGGCCCGGATGCACTGACACCGAACGGCCAGGTGGATTCATCGCCCCGCATTGATTCGGACACGCCCAATCGGTTATACTCGCGTCGATTCTAGGAGGGAGACGCAATGGCTTCATCAGCAAAACACTCATCCAGTCTCTTGGCTCGCTTCGATCGTCAGTGGCTCGGCATCGGACTCTCCGCCGCGGCCGGCGCGTCGCTCGCCCCCGCGACCACCGACGCCTCGATCATTCACAGCGGAATCGTGAACATCAACATCCCCTCGAATACGACCGGCGTCTATCTCAACTGCGTCACGCAGGCCTACAGCACGCAGCAAACGTCAGTCCCCGGCTGGGACGTGAACTCCTGGGGCAACACCGGCCTCGGCCTCTTCAGCCCCGCCGCCCCGGCCGGCGGCGTCTATGTCACGACCACCGCCGGCGGCAACATCGCCGTGAATCTCTCCTTCGGAACGCCCGTCAACAGTTCGAGTTTCTACGGCAACAACGATGTCGCGGCCGGCCCGAGCCAGGCGCAGTGGAACCTCGGCACGTCCAACAATCTCGTCGGTTTTCGATTTCAACACGAATCAAACGGCAACCAGATTCACTACGGCTGGATGCGCCTCGCCTTCGCCGCGGGCGGCTCGGCCCTTCAACCGCGCACCATCGTCGAGTACGGCTGCGAAGACCAG includes these proteins:
- a CDS encoding Alpha/beta hydrolase family protein, which codes for MLATSPFMLGGIWTAISHNWALFSILLTLLLLVIVPALVLAKYVRISLNIMKDTVPPLSVPQLCFDRIPGEERDVFAADGIRLRGIFMHPPPGVSRRGLVIFAPEFMSDRNSCARYCRPLLEAGYDVFSFDFRGHGESAKEEGFNPRQWASDREISDMTGVISFAEQWLEKMGYPVEIGLFGISRGACTSILVAAQNPVVKAIVVDGAFSSDHTLEHLMKRWAKIFAKVKFVYENHPPEFWRFLRWCLFVTCRFKFGCTYPSVKKALKRMPPRPLLFVHGQRDSYIPVEQSRMLYALAPQPKYLWIVQGAKHNQSVDMAPAEYARRTVQFFDQYLWRKAEPSNMYQPDRFVRMARSARDGVARSPRDQNEGESRVPASSANVTAEVASKSQN
- a CDS encoding outer membrane biogenesis protein BamB; the encoded protein is MRPGRFGVIGAVLLVKLVAFLAGPAVAAGQWPQIGGQGRDFHCEHVELRTDWPKSGLKVVWSHAFGEGYSGIVLEGGRLVSMLRDGDEEIVACLDAETGRTLWSHRYHDPVDTSQFAARYGFGPRSTPLIVNKLVFTIGFNGILHCLDLKTGQVKWTVDLVKQFKAALPRWGYANSPIAFGERIILPVGGPGAALVSFDQANGRVVWRRHDFENSYGSPIVVEVDGLRHMVCLMAREVIGFDPADGRLLWRHPHEGQWLNNIPNPVVCRDNTLLVTSEGDAGTRLLKLNRVKDHIAVREMWWTRKFRVVHRNVVRIEDVAYGSSGDFGPTAFSAIDVRTGEVRWQDRTLRRCGILRVRDKLLLMEESGELILAAPGADGMTAHARANVLDEPAWTIPTLVGKRLYLRDRRSVKCVLLP
- a CDS encoding N-carbamoyl-D-amino acid hydrolase, which translates into the protein MPRIVRGGLIQATLSEPGTSPIEKIKKSMIDKHVGLIESAAKQGAQVVCLQELFYGPYFCCDQDTKWYSLVEKIPDGPTVKLMCDLAKRLKIVLVVPMYEEDLPGVYYNSAAVIDADGKYLGKYRKMHIPHVAPGFWEKFFFRPGNLGYPVFDTAVGKVGVYICYDRHFPDGARCLGLNGAEIVFNPSATVAGLSEYLWKLEQPAHAVANQYFVGAINRPGVEEPWRIGEFYGQSYFCDPRGQMLAVGKRVEDDVVIADLNLDLIREVRNTWQFFRDRRPESYGEIVRL
- a CDS encoding Tetratricopeptide repeat protein, whose translation is MIKILRSIGLLSLWLLAVSCTEPQSHGISSLNRSQQPAKPECTSLLGNPLFANPPGNMDHLLGDLADAESFAAQQPDNPDGRIWIGRRLGYLWRMNDAIAVFTEGARRWPDDARFLRHRGHRYIAIRRFDDAIADLEAAAKLIDGRADAVEPDGMPNEKNIPLTTTGFNVWYHLALARYLKGDFEGSLAGWRRAKDFGRGFDDNKVALADWEYMTLRRLGRAAEAAAVIAPIHAKMNIIENHAYLRRVLMYKGELKPDDLLSDRDARPLDVATQGYGVGNWHLYNGETEKARAIFQRVVDGPYWPAFGHIAAEADLARMH